One region of candidate division KSB1 bacterium genomic DNA includes:
- a CDS encoding IPT/TIG domain-containing protein, producing MTCNVRAQIIVMCLLIAIGGCTKEQPQGLYDPDAEFNPDPVITSLIPPDSALAGLVTVTIKGRHFSPLPANNFVYFGKTRVPVIQASGETLLVVRAPNTPADSIPVKVAVLGALGFSNVVRYRLVQGVLSWGGYGEFDDPYLVECDRQENVYVALGNRNVEKISPTGAKELYGTLPFALPSGMKWGPDGYLYVARKATSLYRIPPAGGAAARWINAPGRIYDFDFAPDGSLYAGGKADVLYRITADGTCVPVADYPNATIRAVRIFSGHVYVGGRDENVSEEFVWRHAIQPDGSLGSREVYFDWTLNVGRDSEVLCLTFAADGDLYIGTNAPQAILVVHKDRSFEPLYPGVLEPTTLYFSWGNGPYLYLCRTSTDPKKKGVFRVHMLKAGAPYYGRP from the coding sequence ATGACTTGCAACGTCCGGGCACAGATCATCGTGATGTGTCTACTGATCGCGATCGGGGGTTGTACAAAGGAGCAGCCTCAGGGGCTTTATGATCCCGATGCGGAGTTTAATCCCGATCCGGTGATCACCAGCTTGATTCCCCCGGATAGCGCCTTGGCAGGCCTGGTTACCGTGACGATCAAAGGACGTCATTTCTCCCCATTGCCTGCAAACAATTTTGTCTACTTCGGCAAGACCCGCGTCCCAGTCATCCAAGCCTCGGGCGAAACTCTCCTCGTTGTGCGGGCCCCTAACACTCCGGCCGACAGCATACCCGTGAAAGTTGCCGTGCTCGGTGCCCTTGGGTTTAGCAACGTGGTCAGATACCGGCTTGTTCAGGGCGTCCTCAGCTGGGGAGGCTACGGGGAATTTGACGATCCCTACCTGGTGGAGTGTGATCGTCAGGAAAATGTGTACGTCGCCCTAGGCAATCGCAATGTCGAGAAGATATCCCCTACCGGGGCGAAGGAACTCTACGGTACCCTTCCGTTTGCCTTACCAAGCGGAATGAAATGGGGCCCGGACGGGTACCTCTACGTCGCGCGGAAGGCAACCTCCCTCTACCGCATTCCCCCTGCGGGCGGAGCGGCTGCTCGGTGGATTAATGCCCCCGGTCGGATCTATGACTTTGATTTTGCCCCGGATGGTTCCCTCTACGCTGGAGGGAAGGCCGATGTCCTGTATAGGATTACAGCCGATGGCACGTGCGTGCCGGTAGCGGATTACCCGAATGCGACAATCCGAGCTGTCCGCATATTTAGTGGCCATGTATACGTCGGTGGCCGCGACGAGAATGTCTCTGAGGAGTTTGTCTGGAGGCATGCGATTCAGCCAGATGGTTCCCTGGGAAGCAGAGAGGTGTACTTTGATTGGACCCTTAACGTGGGGAGGGACTCTGAGGTCTTGTGCTTGACGTTCGCGGCGGACGGTGATCTGTACATAGGCACCAACGCCCCGCAAGCCATCCTTGTAGTGCACAAGGATCGAAGCTTTGAGCCCCTATACCCCGGGGTCCTCGAGCCAACGACTCTCTATTTCAGTTGGGGGAATGGTCCCTACCTCTATCTTTGCAGGACAAGCACCGACCCCAAGAAGAAAGGGGTGTTTAGGGTTCACATGCTCAAGGCTGGAGCTCCCTATTACGGAAGGCCTTAG
- a CDS encoding T9SS type A sorting domain-containing protein has protein sequence MRKIGLTLVAMAVLVSAAVAQWEFDSEFCRVSLPHGVVITPDNKVWVAAYGRTDTMRGVAASVPLIYDLEGNLIQKLRVVTFQGQPDTLWNRARGISLDKDGHVLYSAFDVIYHINYQTLEAMHKIQPAAGKSVTEAAMDANGYVYVCNVAAGNPGYIYDPDFELFSYFADTVKTLQRSVIVTPDGKDVYVGAIYSGPNGVLHYHSDDGPEGTYTLVGRYGTIMKGDTVVRNMWGQCLDWDPWGMIWVGTYWDVGANDFKSWYQLDPKREFAIVDSLSVPAGNPSVDPVPPEGNKVFSPRGIAFYQKDNVWYALAADFDGNIIKRFKNPSPYTGLVEVVNSTVVRHYGLMQNYPNPFNPTTTIPFVLAKPAEVELKVYDIMGREVRTLLHERMGPGEHRVLFDATGHPSGHYFYRLKVDGKVLTRTMTLAK, from the coding sequence ATGAGGAAAATAGGGTTGACGCTGGTGGCCATGGCGGTGTTGGTCTCGGCGGCGGTGGCCCAGTGGGAGTTTGACAGCGAATTCTGTCGCGTCTCCCTGCCGCATGGGGTTGTGATCACACCGGACAACAAGGTGTGGGTCGCTGCCTATGGGCGAACCGACACGATGCGCGGGGTTGCGGCGAGCGTTCCTCTAATCTATGATTTGGAAGGCAATCTCATCCAGAAGCTGCGCGTCGTCACTTTCCAGGGGCAACCGGATACCCTCTGGAATCGGGCACGTGGGATTTCCTTAGACAAGGATGGGCACGTCCTCTATAGCGCTTTCGACGTCATTTATCACATCAATTACCAGACCCTGGAGGCGATGCACAAGATTCAACCCGCGGCCGGCAAGTCCGTAACCGAAGCTGCGATGGACGCAAACGGCTATGTCTATGTTTGTAACGTCGCCGCCGGGAACCCGGGATACATTTATGACCCGGACTTCGAGCTTTTCAGCTACTTCGCGGACACCGTGAAGACGCTCCAGCGTAGCGTCATCGTTACACCCGATGGCAAGGACGTCTATGTCGGCGCGATCTATTCGGGACCTAACGGCGTGCTTCACTATCACAGCGACGATGGCCCCGAAGGCACATATACGCTGGTCGGCCGATACGGCACGATCATGAAGGGAGACACCGTGGTCCGGAACATGTGGGGCCAGTGCCTGGATTGGGATCCTTGGGGCATGATTTGGGTCGGAACCTACTGGGATGTCGGGGCCAATGACTTTAAGAGCTGGTACCAGCTGGATCCGAAACGGGAGTTCGCGATTGTCGACAGCCTTAGTGTGCCGGCAGGCAACCCGAGTGTCGATCCTGTGCCGCCGGAAGGCAACAAGGTTTTTTCGCCGCGGGGCATCGCTTTCTACCAGAAGGACAACGTCTGGTACGCGCTCGCTGCCGACTTCGACGGCAATATCATCAAACGCTTCAAGAATCCAAGCCCGTATACGGGCCTAGTGGAGGTGGTCAACTCGACCGTCGTGCGGCATTACGGCCTGATGCAGAACTATCCCAACCCCTTCAACCCCACCACGACGATACCCTTCGTGTTGGCGAAGCCCGCGGAGGTGGAATTGAAAGTCTATGACATCATGGGCCGTGAGGTGCGCACCTTGCTGCACGAGAGAATGGGGCCAGGGGAGCACAGGGTGCTCTTCGACGCCACGGGCCACCCATCCGGGCACTATTTCTACCGCCTGAAAGTGGACGGCAAGGTTTTGACCAGGACCATGACCCTCGCCAAATAA
- a CDS encoding N-acetylmuramoyl-L-alanine amidase, with protein sequence MQRKGKCAEGVLWAAVVGLQVALWPFRGLAQVTGLSGWNIFLDPGHSQRENVGAFGYSEAERNLRVALRLRDMLLAETDIDTVYLSRTNDTEVVSLSQRTDYANRVAAAWYHSIHSDAGDPSLNSTLLLWGQYADGREKIPNGGKAMSDIMVGILTQGMRTNTRGSRGDCSFYTWSDFCQRTGGPYLHVNRETTMPSELSEAGFHTNPRQNQLFMNEDWKRLEARTFFWSILRYHRIDRPRPGICTGIVYDAETGLPLNGARVTIAGRTYVTDTYESLFHRYSNDPEQLRNGFYYFEGLGTGTVEMTVEAENYIPAHLQIALSDTFFTFVDVALYSILPPVVKATQPADGDSAFPAWNDLVVTFSRPMNQASVEQAVSLDPPAPMHFSWSPDGTTLRIRTDTLLFMTRYVLRISGSAQSVHGYPLDGNGDGVGGDDFVLRFRTAPPDIAPPKLLSIYPKQGARNVELHPIITACYDEPLDTTLKFDEYFKVEKFSGHSPVPGVLNHYLVRGRSVLSFFPDAPLSPGEVYVTRILPGLRDRFGNVVSRTGYYSFTTTDTAWQTLTIDDFESGLSYWWAPQQSGSTTGIVSEETNRGPEERIVNLLSGSRQALRVSYAWDVSASSWLIRLYLSGGPAKNVRFDRSWILQVYVFGDGSGTRFRFCVDDRVPDYRAENHEVSPWYTVDWVGWRLVSWDMSRDGTGEWIGDGQLDGTLGFDSIQLSFEPGAEARGELVFDDLRLAKRTVSAITGTEAATPPDFRLYEGYPNPFNSTVTLRYDVARSMQRVLLEVLDIRGRRVKKLVDEPQPAGSYRVVWDAHDDLGREMASGVYICRLRTEAGTATTRVALIR encoded by the coding sequence ATGCAGCGGAAGGGAAAGTGTGCTGAGGGCGTGCTGTGGGCGGCTGTCGTTGGACTTCAAGTTGCCTTGTGGCCGTTTCGAGGCTTAGCACAGGTGACCGGTCTCTCAGGCTGGAACATCTTCCTGGACCCAGGCCACAGCCAGAGGGAGAATGTGGGCGCCTTCGGGTACTCGGAGGCCGAGCGCAACTTGCGCGTTGCCCTGCGACTTCGCGACATGCTCCTGGCGGAAACGGATATCGACACGGTCTACTTGTCGCGCACCAACGACACGGAAGTCGTCAGCCTTTCCCAGCGCACGGACTACGCCAATCGAGTTGCGGCCGCCTGGTATCACTCGATCCATAGCGATGCCGGGGATCCTTCGCTCAACAGCACGCTCTTGCTCTGGGGCCAGTACGCCGACGGTCGGGAGAAGATTCCCAATGGGGGCAAGGCGATGTCGGACATCATGGTTGGGATCCTCACGCAAGGGATGCGCACGAACACGCGGGGCTCTCGCGGCGATTGCAGTTTTTACACCTGGTCCGATTTCTGCCAGAGGACGGGTGGACCCTACCTCCATGTCAATCGTGAGACCACGATGCCGTCGGAACTCAGCGAGGCGGGATTCCACACAAACCCGCGCCAAAACCAGCTCTTCATGAACGAGGACTGGAAGCGCCTGGAGGCCCGCACCTTCTTCTGGTCCATCCTCCGCTACCATCGCATCGATCGGCCCCGTCCCGGCATCTGCACCGGGATCGTCTACGATGCCGAAACCGGTTTGCCTTTGAACGGAGCCCGGGTGACCATCGCCGGCCGGACCTACGTCACGGACACCTACGAGTCCCTTTTCCACCGTTACTCGAACGACCCGGAGCAGCTGCGGAACGGCTTCTACTATTTCGAGGGACTGGGGACGGGGACGGTGGAAATGACCGTGGAGGCCGAAAACTACATCCCTGCTCACCTGCAGATCGCTCTGTCCGACACCTTCTTCACGTTTGTCGACGTAGCCCTTTACAGCATTCTCCCGCCCGTGGTGAAAGCCACGCAGCCTGCGGACGGCGACAGTGCTTTCCCCGCCTGGAACGATCTGGTCGTCACGTTTAGCCGCCCGATGAATCAGGCCTCTGTCGAGCAGGCGGTTTCCCTCGATCCACCGGCGCCGATGCACTTCTCGTGGAGCCCCGACGGAACCACTTTGCGCATCCGGACCGATACCCTGCTCTTTATGACCCGATACGTTCTTCGAATCTCCGGATCGGCCCAGAGCGTCCATGGCTATCCCCTGGACGGCAATGGCGATGGCGTCGGGGGAGATGACTTTGTGCTTCGCTTCCGCACGGCGCCGCCCGACATCGCGCCGCCCAAGCTACTCAGCATCTATCCGAAGCAGGGCGCCCGGAACGTCGAGCTGCACCCGATCATCACTGCCTGTTACGATGAGCCCTTGGATACAACCCTGAAGTTCGACGAATACTTCAAGGTCGAGAAATTCTCCGGTCATTCCCCCGTGCCCGGGGTTCTGAACCATTATCTCGTTCGGGGGAGGAGCGTGCTCAGCTTTTTCCCCGACGCGCCGCTTTCGCCAGGGGAAGTCTACGTGACCAGGATCCTGCCCGGTCTCAGGGACCGGTTCGGAAATGTCGTGAGCAGGACGGGTTACTACAGCTTCACCACGACCGACACGGCATGGCAGACCCTGACCATCGATGATTTTGAGTCAGGACTAAGTTACTGGTGGGCGCCTCAGCAGAGTGGCAGCACGACGGGAATCGTCAGCGAGGAGACCAACCGCGGGCCGGAGGAGAGAATCGTTAACCTGCTCAGTGGAAGCAGACAGGCTTTGCGGGTCTCCTACGCGTGGGATGTCTCCGCCTCCTCGTGGCTGATTCGGCTCTACCTGTCGGGTGGCCCAGCCAAGAATGTGCGCTTTGACCGATCGTGGATCTTGCAGGTCTACGTCTTTGGCGACGGGAGCGGGACCCGCTTCCGCTTCTGTGTGGACGATCGCGTCCCTGATTACCGGGCCGAGAACCACGAGGTGAGTCCCTGGTACACCGTCGATTGGGTCGGCTGGCGGCTTGTCTCCTGGGACATGAGCCGCGATGGCACGGGCGAGTGGATTGGCGACGGTCAGTTGGACGGAACCCTGGGCTTCGACAGCATCCAACTCAGCTTCGAACCGGGAGCGGAAGCGCGCGGCGAGCTCGTGTTCGACGATCTTCGTCTTGCAAAGCGGACGGTCAGCGCGATCACCGGGACGGAGGCAGCCACGCCCCCAGATTTCCGACTTTACGAAGGCTATCCCAACCCGTTTAATTCCACCGTCACCCTCAGGTACGATGTGGCTCGATCCATGCAGCGGGTATTGCTCGAGGTGCTGGATATCCGGGGGCGCCGGGTCAAGAAGCTGGTTGACGAGCCCCAACCGGCCGGGTCCTACCGCGTGGTGTGGGACGCTCACGATGATCTCGGCCGGGAAATGGCAAGCGGCGTGTACATCTGCCGGTTACGGACCGAAGCAGGGACCGCCACAACGCGCGTAGCGCTGATCCGTTGA
- a CDS encoding family 10 glycosylhydrolase yields the protein MCRKAVLALAVFLGAQGAGAGGNREFRATWVITWEHIDPALTPEQNMQNVRAILDRHRAAHMNAVLWQCRQSGTAYYVSSFEPWGYYANYRYPGYDPLAYAIEEAHKRGMELHAWFNVFQCSSTYPGAPAVEHPEWVCRDREGNPMTSNMFLSPGLDDVRAYLVAVALEIVRNYDIDGLHLDYVRWPEYTSSPLSRALARAAERRPALDGVISPELLQDLQENAQSRYLYDIDHPYSAGVPAGFGSWEEWWRWSVTEFVRVLHDSIQAIKPWVRLSVAALGNYNWGSWQGYGTVYQDAALWFNQGYIDQLAPMHYHWLTPDGFYSMLVGPTNAWGPWIQQGIAEGRLFTVGPGSYRLAEEKVWYRHPAIVEACRRVPWVDGFQFFSYGSWQAYRYWEEAGQTFFERRTKIRSGWSDYAARPAPPTIFLAKIDSLRYEITVVPPPGLTESHRFAVYRTEKDTPDPENDWIVDFHFGTAPFTLTEQFTGTQDYNGRYRYYATVLDRFWNESDPSNTVQTDPIPSFPPTVVATEPAEGDTVPATAAISLVFSKTVDPAGVDTSIRFLPPVEILQMSWIDGRTLQIVPAHLAFGTSYTLIVTPGVRDVNGRRLDGNGDGVEGDPFFLRFFTFPVDDRPPRVVRVYPGLADGETLDVDGVINLLFDELIEASTVSDSSVAIRSGLLVPPVQALHSVVMGRSLLSVRAWEPLQPDTEYSLELLPGICDTTGNRMAELFAMRFRTSQARYTEVRLIDGFSQSGNWEQPSYSGSTSGIVVSRSSFGITRELYLPASATRPVERYSGLLTYEWEETPPPQGYLLREYLRTGAPRDVVFDTSYTLQVYLYGDNSGNLFRFCLDEGTATDWPYHEVSQWVRIDWYGWRLVEWRLGDAGSVGTWIGNGRLDGSRYRIDSFQLTRGENGALRGKLYFDNLRIVKKTTQPAGVVSQTATSARTFALLPAYPNPFNVATVIPFDLVDNAEVRLEIFDLRGRRVAVLVDQPLAAGHYRVRFEASDLPSGTYLCRLTAGGHVMTRKLVLAR from the coding sequence ATGTGCAGGAAGGCGGTTTTGGCCTTGGCTGTCTTTCTCGGTGCGCAGGGGGCCGGGGCAGGAGGGAACCGGGAATTCCGGGCGACGTGGGTGATCACGTGGGAGCACATCGATCCGGCCCTGACGCCGGAGCAGAATATGCAAAATGTGCGTGCCATTCTTGATCGTCACCGCGCCGCCCACATGAACGCTGTGCTCTGGCAGTGTCGCCAGAGCGGCACCGCCTACTACGTTTCCTCCTTCGAGCCCTGGGGGTACTACGCCAATTACCGCTATCCGGGCTACGATCCCCTTGCCTACGCCATCGAGGAAGCGCACAAGCGAGGCATGGAGTTGCACGCCTGGTTCAACGTGTTCCAGTGCTCTTCCACCTATCCTGGAGCCCCTGCTGTGGAGCACCCGGAATGGGTCTGCCGCGACCGCGAAGGCAACCCGATGACCAGCAATATGTTTCTCTCGCCAGGGCTGGACGACGTGCGCGCCTATCTGGTCGCGGTGGCCCTGGAGATCGTTCGAAATTACGACATCGATGGCCTGCATCTGGACTATGTTCGCTGGCCCGAGTACACAAGCTCTCCCCTCTCGCGAGCGCTGGCCAGAGCGGCCGAAAGGCGGCCTGCATTGGACGGGGTCATCTCGCCGGAGCTTCTTCAGGACCTGCAGGAAAACGCCCAGAGCCGATACCTGTACGATATCGATCATCCGTACTCGGCGGGCGTCCCGGCAGGCTTCGGTTCCTGGGAGGAATGGTGGCGCTGGTCGGTCACGGAGTTCGTACGGGTGTTGCACGACTCCATTCAGGCCATCAAGCCCTGGGTAAGGCTTTCTGTGGCTGCCCTGGGTAATTACAACTGGGGCAGTTGGCAGGGCTACGGAACCGTCTACCAGGATGCAGCCCTCTGGTTTAACCAGGGCTACATTGACCAGCTCGCGCCGATGCACTACCACTGGCTCACCCCCGACGGCTTTTACTCCATGCTCGTCGGACCCACCAACGCCTGGGGCCCGTGGATTCAGCAGGGCATTGCCGAGGGGAGGCTCTTCACGGTTGGCCCTGGCTCCTACCGTCTGGCCGAAGAGAAGGTCTGGTACCGACATCCGGCAATCGTTGAGGCCTGTCGCCGCGTGCCCTGGGTCGACGGCTTCCAGTTCTTCAGCTACGGGAGCTGGCAGGCGTACCGTTACTGGGAGGAGGCTGGCCAGACCTTCTTTGAGCGGAGGACAAAGATCCGGTCGGGCTGGAGCGACTATGCGGCACGACCCGCTCCCCCCACGATCTTTCTTGCCAAAATCGACTCGCTGCGCTACGAGATCACGGTCGTACCCCCGCCAGGATTGACCGAATCCCATCGCTTTGCGGTCTACCGCACCGAAAAAGACACCCCCGATCCGGAGAACGATTGGATTGTGGATTTTCACTTCGGGACTGCCCCCTTCACCCTGACGGAGCAGTTCACGGGTACCCAGGACTACAACGGCCGATACCGCTACTACGCCACCGTCCTCGATCGCTTCTGGAACGAGTCGGATCCGTCGAACACGGTCCAGACCGATCCGATCCCCTCCTTTCCTCCTACGGTGGTGGCTACCGAGCCTGCTGAGGGAGACACCGTGCCGGCCACCGCCGCGATCTCCCTGGTGTTCTCAAAGACCGTGGACCCCGCCGGCGTGGATACCTCGATCCGATTCCTCCCCCCTGTGGAAATCCTCCAGATGAGCTGGATCGACGGTCGGACTCTGCAGATCGTGCCGGCACACTTAGCCTTCGGGACCTCCTACACCCTCATCGTGACACCAGGCGTTCGCGATGTCAATGGCCGTCGCCTCGACGGCAATGGCGATGGGGTGGAGGGAGATCCCTTCTTCCTGCGCTTCTTTACGTTCCCCGTCGATGATCGGCCTCCCCGAGTGGTCCGTGTCTATCCTGGACTTGCTGACGGGGAGACGCTGGACGTCGATGGGGTAATCAACCTGCTGTTCGACGAACTGATTGAGGCGAGCACGGTCAGCGACTCGTCCGTGGCCATCCGCTCCGGTCTATTGGTTCCCCCCGTGCAGGCCTTGCACTCTGTCGTAATGGGGCGATCCCTCCTCTCCGTCCGCGCCTGGGAACCTCTGCAGCCGGATACCGAGTACAGCCTCGAGCTACTCCCCGGCATTTGTGATACCACCGGGAACAGGATGGCGGAATTGTTTGCGATGCGCTTCCGAACATCCCAGGCGCGCTACACGGAGGTGCGTCTCATCGATGGCTTCTCCCAGTCGGGAAACTGGGAGCAGCCGAGCTACAGCGGCTCAACCTCTGGCATTGTGGTCTCTCGGTCCTCATTCGGGATCACAAGAGAGTTGTACCTTCCGGCGTCTGCCACCAGACCCGTCGAGCGGTACTCGGGACTCCTGACCTACGAGTGGGAGGAGACTCCCCCTCCTCAGGGCTATCTGCTCAGGGAATATTTGCGAACCGGAGCCCCGCGCGATGTCGTCTTCGATACTTCCTACACCCTTCAGGTCTACCTCTACGGGGACAATAGCGGAAACCTGTTCCGCTTCTGTCTGGACGAGGGTACGGCTACCGACTGGCCGTATCACGAGGTGTCCCAGTGGGTGAGGATCGACTGGTATGGGTGGCGTCTGGTCGAGTGGCGTTTGGGCGATGCAGGCAGTGTGGGCACCTGGATCGGCAACGGCAGGCTCGATGGAAGTCGCTACCGCATCGACAGCTTTCAGCTGACGCGCGGCGAGAACGGCGCTCTCCGGGGCAAGCTGTACTTCGACAATCTCCGGATCGTCAAGAAGACGACGCAGCCGGCCGGCGTCGTGAGCCAAACGGCCACAAGCGCTCGGACTTTTGCCCTTCTTCCCGCGTACCCGAACCCCTTCAACGTCGCGACGGTGATCCCGTTTGATCTGGTGGACAATGCCGAGGTGCGCCTCGAGATCTTCGATCTTCGCGGCCGGCGCGTGGCTGTGCTCGTCGATCAACCACTTGCCGCCGGCCATTACCGGGTGCGCTTCGAGGCCTCCGACCTCCCGTCTGGAACCTACCTCTGCCGCTTGACCGCAGGGGGGCACGTAATGACCCGCAAGCTGGTCCTCGCGAGATAG
- a CDS encoding PLP-dependent transferase, with amino-acid sequence MKGFTTKALHAQLPKRDPHGSLRIPVYDSVAFEFDSAQDIQLAFEGQKLAHTYSRISNPTVEDFENRVRVLADAYGVLAVSSGMAAISNVILTLAGAGTNIVAGRFLFGNTVSLFNRTLKPWGLTVRYVDVTNPATVEQAIDANTRAVFVEAITNPQLEVPDIEAIAAIARKHSVPLIVDGTLTTPYLFRSKDFGAAVEVISSTKHISGGATSVGGLIIDNGTFDWSLAPALSEAFRRYGPSAFLMRLRREVYRNLGACLSPHNAYLQTLGLETLALRIERSCQNALELAHFLRQHPKVRSVNYPGLPDSPYHAIARKQFRGRYGALLTFELESQEACFRLIDSLRIVRRATNLNDNKTLIIHPFSTIVCEYSPEERRAMGISERMLRLAVGIEDIEDLIDDLSQALQSV; translated from the coding sequence ATGAAAGGATTCACGACCAAAGCGCTGCACGCCCAACTGCCCAAGAGGGATCCTCACGGCTCCCTGCGCATACCGGTCTACGACAGTGTGGCCTTCGAATTCGATTCCGCCCAAGACATTCAGCTTGCCTTTGAAGGCCAGAAACTGGCGCACACGTACTCGAGGATCAGCAATCCCACCGTGGAGGATTTCGAAAACCGAGTGCGCGTCCTCGCCGACGCCTACGGCGTCCTGGCGGTTTCCTCAGGGATGGCAGCGATCAGCAATGTGATATTAACCCTTGCGGGGGCGGGGACCAATATCGTCGCCGGGCGCTTTCTCTTCGGCAACACCGTGTCGCTTTTCAACCGCACCCTGAAACCGTGGGGGCTGACGGTTCGCTACGTGGACGTCACGAATCCCGCCACCGTGGAGCAGGCCATCGACGCCAATACCCGCGCTGTTTTCGTGGAAGCCATCACCAATCCTCAGCTCGAGGTGCCGGACATTGAAGCCATTGCGGCCATTGCCCGCAAGCACTCCGTGCCCCTCATCGTCGACGGGACTCTGACGACCCCCTATCTTTTCCGCAGCAAGGACTTTGGGGCGGCTGTGGAGGTCATCTCGAGCACAAAGCACATCTCGGGCGGAGCTACCAGCGTCGGGGGGCTGATCATCGACAATGGCACCTTCGACTGGTCCCTGGCCCCTGCTCTTTCCGAGGCATTTCGGCGCTACGGCCCGTCCGCATTTCTGATGCGCCTGCGACGCGAGGTGTACCGAAATCTCGGTGCTTGCCTTTCCCCACACAATGCCTATCTCCAGACGCTGGGCCTCGAGACGCTGGCTTTGCGAATCGAACGGAGCTGCCAGAACGCGCTCGAGCTCGCCCATTTCCTCCGGCAACATCCAAAAGTTCGATCCGTTAACTATCCCGGCTTGCCGGACTCACCCTACCACGCGATTGCCCGAAAACAGTTCCGCGGTCGCTACGGGGCTCTCCTCACCTTCGAGCTGGAAAGCCAGGAAGCCTGCTTCCGACTAATCGACTCGCTCCGGATCGTACGGCGCGCCACCAATCTCAACGACAACAAGACCCTGATCATTCACCCGTTTTCGACCATTGTCTGCGAGTACAGTCCGGAAGAGCGCCGGGCGATGGGCATTTCGGAGAGGATGCTCCGTCTTGCCGTGGGCATCGAAGACATCGAGGACTTAATCGATGATCTAAGCCAGGCCCTGCAGTCCGTGTGA
- a CDS encoding T9SS type A sorting domain-containing protein codes for MRERRKWLFTAAMLVAMTTGTWLTLHAQTYRERWGDLFEWGKRPGPGWEVSVPDTLVGVLVQQPRRPGALRYGLDTNGDQQPDYYLNLGRVFPQDSLPQPGSEVTVIGWVRAEHGLKLIVVQSINGLQARPLPNWYRHVHQWLARHDSITITGTVLADTVDGIQLLFLDADGDGVADYFLDFGPPWYVPESGASRPVEGQTVTVVGFVEACRGTDVLVVLSIDGQAWREPFGPPPWTGRWMRIREAVDTLRIVSPWDSLLEVVVPPGAFRHMRQTHARIFCQLYPALLDSLPALGDSVFAGWRIRFFAEGGVRLNGRGLVLHFAERIRIRLRIVSGKPGTLGKASTATYTLATWDEAANRWVPIGSTSGDAIVGEVETLNSDNLALIQAATATGLSPSPAYLPTMAELYPNYPNPFNPSTVIGYRVNGTSPQRVKLAVYDLTGRPVSTIVSALQEPGEYRFTWTAIDEQGVELPAGVYIVRLEVGGFTQARRIVLVK; via the coding sequence ATGCGAGAACGGAGAAAGTGGCTGTTCACGGCTGCGATGCTCGTGGCAATGACCACGGGTACCTGGCTTACCCTGCACGCGCAGACGTATCGCGAGCGCTGGGGGGACCTCTTTGAATGGGGGAAGCGACCAGGACCGGGGTGGGAGGTGTCTGTTCCTGACACCCTCGTAGGTGTGCTTGTCCAGCAACCCAGGAGACCGGGGGCCCTTCGTTACGGCCTGGACACCAACGGAGACCAGCAGCCTGACTACTACCTCAATCTGGGGAGGGTTTTCCCTCAGGACTCTCTACCCCAGCCTGGCTCCGAGGTGACGGTGATCGGATGGGTCCGTGCTGAACACGGCCTGAAGCTGATCGTTGTGCAAAGCATCAACGGCCTCCAGGCCCGACCGCTCCCCAACTGGTACCGGCATGTCCACCAGTGGCTTGCCCGCCACGACTCGATTACGATCACGGGCACCGTGCTTGCCGATACTGTCGACGGGATCCAGCTCCTGTTCCTGGACGCGGACGGCGATGGTGTAGCTGACTACTTCCTCGATTTCGGGCCTCCCTGGTACGTCCCCGAAAGCGGCGCCTCCAGGCCGGTTGAAGGTCAGACGGTCACCGTCGTCGGCTTTGTTGAGGCTTGCCGCGGCACGGATGTCCTGGTTGTGCTGAGCATCGACGGGCAAGCCTGGCGGGAGCCCTTCGGCCCTCCACCGTGGACTGGCCGGTGGATGCGCATTCGGGAAGCGGTAGACACCCTCCGCATCGTCAGCCCGTGGGATAGCCTCCTCGAAGTGGTGGTGCCGCCCGGAGCCTTTCGCCACATGCGGCAGACCCACGCCCGGATCTTCTGCCAGCTCTACCCAGCCCTCTTGGACAGCCTGCCCGCTCTCGGAGACTCGGTCTTCGCAGGCTGGCGCATCCGGTTCTTTGCCGAAGGCGGGGTCCGTCTGAACGGGCGTGGCTTGGTGCTGCATTTCGCGGAGAGGATCCGGATTCGGCTTCGCATCGTCAGCGGCAAGCCCGGCACCCTCGGCAAGGCGTCCACGGCGACCTATACACTGGCGACCTGGGATGAGGCGGCCAACCGCTGGGTTCCCATCGGAAGCACGAGCGGGGACGCCATCGTAGGCGAGGTGGAGACCTTGAACTCGGATAACCTTGCCCTCATCCAGGCGGCCACCGCCACCGGTCTGTCGCCGAGCCCAGCCTACCTTCCCACGATGGCTGAGCTGTATCCGAATTACCCGAACCCCTTCAATCCCTCGACGGTGATTGGGTACAGGGTCAACGGCACGTCGCCGCAGAGGGTGAAGCTCGCCGTCTACGACCTGACGGGGCGCCCGGTGAGCACCATCGTTTCCGCTCTGCAGGAGCCCGGCGAGTACCGGTTCACCTGGACGGCCATCGATGAGCAGGGCGTGGAACTTCCCGCTGGCGTCTACATTGTTCGACTGGAGGTCGGTGGCTTCACCCAGGCCCGGCGGATCGTGCTGGTCAAATGA